The Kribbella shirazensis genomic interval CCCTGCCCGGGCCAATGACGGCCCCCTGATCTCCCCCGATCACCGCTGGGTGCGCACCGCGCGGAACGTATCGAACCGACGACGCTTCGATGCCCGCCCTCGGTGAGCACCTGTCACGAGGACAAGGACACGCCCCCGATGACTGCCGGCGTCACCACCCCTGCCCGCAAACCTGCCCGCCCCCGCAAGGGCAAGGGCGAAGGCCAGTGGGCACTCGGATACCGCGAGCCGCTGAACAAGAACGAAGAGAACAAGAAGAACGACGACGGCCTGAACGTCCGGGCCCGGATCGAGAACGTCTACGCGCACCGCGGCTTCGACTCGATCGACCCCGCCGACCTGCGCGGCCGGTTCCGCTGGTGGGGGCTGTACACCCAGCGCAAGCCCGGGATCGACGGCGGCAAGACCGCGACGCTCGAGCCGGAGGAGCTGGACGACCGCTACTTCATGATGCGGGTCCGGATCGAGGGCGGCCAGCTGACCACCGAGCAGCTCCGGGTGATCGCCGAGGTCTCCACGCTGTACGCGCGCGACACCGCGGACATCACCGACCGGCAGAACATCCAGCTGCACTGGATTGCGATCGAGGACGTGCCGGCGATCTGGCAGCGGCTCGAGGCCGTCGGGCTCTACACCACCGAGGCGTGCGGCGACGTACCGCGGGTGGTGATCGCCAGCCCGGTCGCGGGGATCGCGGCGGACGAGATCATCGACCCGACGCCGGCCATCGACGAGATCGTCGACAAGTACATCGGCTCGAACGAGTTCTCCAACCTGCCGCGGAAGTTCAAGACCGCGCTGACCGGTCACCCGTCGCACGACGTCGTACCGGAGGTCAACGACATCGCGTTCGTCGGCGTCGTGCACCCGGAGCACGGCCCGGGCTTCGACCTGTGGGTCGGCGGCGGCCTGTCGACGAACCCGATGCTCGCGCAGCGGCTGGGTACCTGGATCCCGCGCGAGGAGGTCGCCGAGGCCTGGTGGGGCGTGACCAGCATCTTCCGCGACTACGGCTACCGCCGGCTGCGGAACCGGGCCCGCCTGAAGTTCCTGCTCGCCGACTGGGGCGCCGAGAAGTTCCGGGACGTGCTCGAGACGAAGTACCTCAAGCGGAAGCTGATCGACGGCCCGGCTCCCGAGGTCCCCGCCGTCCAGGGTGACCACGTCGGCGTCCACAAGCAGAAGGACGGCAAGTACTTCGTCGGCGTCGCGCCGGTCGTCGGCCGGGTCTCCGGTACGACGCTCGCGAAGGTCGCCGACGTCGTCGCGGCGCACGGGTCGAACCGGATCCGCACCACCCCGCAGCAGAAGCTTCTCGTGCTGGACGTCGAGGAGTCGCAGGTCGACTCGCTGGTCGCCGAGCTGGACAAGCTCGGGTTCCAGGCGAACCCGTCGGGCTGGCGGCGGAACACGATGGCCTGCACCGGCATCGAGTTCTGCAAGCTGGCGATCGTCGAGACCAAGGCGAAGGCCGCGCGGCTGATCGAGGAGCTCGAGGAGCGGATCCCCGAGCTCGACGTACCGATCACGGTGAACCTGAACGGCTGCCCGAACTCCTGCGCCCGGATCCAGACCGCCGACATCGGCCTCAAGGGCCAGCTGGTGATGGGGGCCGACGGCAAGCAGGTGCCGGGCTACCAGGTGCATCTCGGCGGCGGGCTCGGCCTGGACGCCGGCTTCGGCCGGAAGCTCCGCGGTCACAAGGTCGCCGCCGACGACCTCACCGACTACGTCGAGCGTGTCACCCAGAACTACCTGAAGGAGCGCAACGAGGGCGAGCGCTTCGCCCAGTGGGTCACCCGAGCGGACGAGGAGGCACTTCAGTGAGCGAACGAGCTGCACCTCTCTACTGCCCCTACTGCGGGGACGAGGACCTTCGTCCTTCCGAGGAAGGCCATGGCGCGTGGGAGTGCCGGCCGTGTGCGCGGGTGTTCCAGCTGAAGATGATCGGGTTGCGGGTGACGGTGGAATGAGTACGGACTTGAAGACGCTCGCCGAGGAGGCGAACGAACGGCTCGCCGACGCGTCGGCGGTGGAGGTGCTCGCCTGGGCGCGCGAGACCTTCGGTGACGAGCTGGTGGTGACCGCCTCGATGGCCGATGGTGCGCTCCCCCATCTCGCGGCCGAGGCGGCGCCAGGGGTCGACGTACTGTTCCTCGACACCGGCTACCACTTCGCGGAGACGATCGGGACCCGGGACGCGGTGGCGGCGACGTTGCCGATCAACCTCGTCAACGCGCTGCCGAAGCAGACCGTGGCCGAGCAGGACGCGGAGTACGGCGAGAAGCTGTACGCCCGCGACCCGAACAAGTGCTGCGCACTGCGCAAGGTCGAGCCGCTGAACCGGTACCTGTCCGGCTACAAGGCGTGGGTCACCGGCATCCGCCGCGAGGAGGCGCCGACCCGCGCGAACACGCCGGTCGTCGAGTACGACGAGAAGCGCGACATGGTGAAGCTCAACCCGATCGCGCCGTGGACGCAGGAAGACCTGGACCAGTACATCCAGGACAACGGCGTACTCGTGAACCTGCTGCAGTACGACGGGTACCCGTCGATCGGCTGTGAGCCGTGCACGCAGCGCGTCGCGCCGGGCGAGGACCCGCGCAGCGGCCGCTGGGCGGGCACCGGCAAGGTGGAATGCGGGTTGCACACATGACGATCACAGCGACCAACACAGTGACAGAGCTCGATGCTCTGGAAAGCGAATCGATCTTCGTGTTCCGCGAGGTGGCGGCGGAGTTCGAGCGGCCGGTGATCCTGTTCTCCGGTGGCAAGGACTCGATCGTGATGCTGCACCTGGCGCGGAAGGCGTTCGCGCCGGCGGGTGTGCCGTTCACGTTGCTGCACGTCGACACCGGGCACAACTTTCCCGAGGTACTGGCCTATCGCGACTCGGTCGTCGCGGAGCTCGGGCTGCGGCTCGAGGTGGCGAGCGTCGAGGACTACATCGCCGACGGCCGGCTGCGGGAGCGCACCGACGGGACGCGCAACCAGTTGCAGACGATTCCGTTGCTGGACGCGATCAACGCGCACCGGTTCGACGCAGTGTTCGGCGGCGGCCGCCGTGACGAGGAGCGGGCCCGGGCGAAGGAGCGGATCTTCAGTCTGCGGGACGAGTTCGGTCAGTGGGACCCGCGCAACCAGCGGCCGGAGCTGTGGTCTCTGTACAACGGGCGGCACCGGCCGGGTGAGCACGTGCGGGTGTTCCCGCTGTCCAACTGGACCGAGCTGGACGTGTGGCACTACATCGAGCGTGAGCAGATCCCGCTGCCTTCGATCTATTACGCGCACGAGCGGG includes:
- a CDS encoding nitrite/sulfite reductase; translated protein: MTAGVTTPARKPARPRKGKGEGQWALGYREPLNKNEENKKNDDGLNVRARIENVYAHRGFDSIDPADLRGRFRWWGLYTQRKPGIDGGKTATLEPEELDDRYFMMRVRIEGGQLTTEQLRVIAEVSTLYARDTADITDRQNIQLHWIAIEDVPAIWQRLEAVGLYTTEACGDVPRVVIASPVAGIAADEIIDPTPAIDEIVDKYIGSNEFSNLPRKFKTALTGHPSHDVVPEVNDIAFVGVVHPEHGPGFDLWVGGGLSTNPMLAQRLGTWIPREEVAEAWWGVTSIFRDYGYRRLRNRARLKFLLADWGAEKFRDVLETKYLKRKLIDGPAPEVPAVQGDHVGVHKQKDGKYFVGVAPVVGRVSGTTLAKVADVVAAHGSNRIRTTPQQKLLVLDVEESQVDSLVAELDKLGFQANPSGWRRNTMACTGIEFCKLAIVETKAKAARLIEELEERIPELDVPITVNLNGCPNSCARIQTADIGLKGQLVMGADGKQVPGYQVHLGGGLGLDAGFGRKLRGHKVAADDLTDYVERVTQNYLKERNEGERFAQWVTRADEEALQ
- a CDS encoding phosphoadenylyl-sulfate reductase; translation: MSTDLKTLAEEANERLADASAVEVLAWARETFGDELVVTASMADGALPHLAAEAAPGVDVLFLDTGYHFAETIGTRDAVAATLPINLVNALPKQTVAEQDAEYGEKLYARDPNKCCALRKVEPLNRYLSGYKAWVTGIRREEAPTRANTPVVEYDEKRDMVKLNPIAPWTQEDLDQYIQDNGVLVNLLQYDGYPSIGCEPCTQRVAPGEDPRSGRWAGTGKVECGLHT
- the cysD gene encoding sulfate adenylyltransferase subunit CysD, which gives rise to MTITATNTVTELDALESESIFVFREVAAEFERPVILFSGGKDSIVMLHLARKAFAPAGVPFTLLHVDTGHNFPEVLAYRDSVVAELGLRLEVASVEDYIADGRLRERTDGTRNQLQTIPLLDAINAHRFDAVFGGGRRDEERARAKERIFSLRDEFGQWDPRNQRPELWSLYNGRHRPGEHVRVFPLSNWTELDVWHYIEREQIPLPSIYYAHERDVFERDGMLLAVGPYSQPREGETVSSRQVRYRTVGDMSCTGAVASTATSAAEVVIEVAASEITERGATRADDRASEAAMEDRKREGYF